The DNA region ATCAAGAGGTGTTCATGCTTTACTGACTAGCCCTACATTATTTGTAGCCGCCCTCCCCCAATTTGTTGTCTTATGCATTTAGGCTTTATGCTCTGTTAGCAACTCTCTCTTTGCTTCATTTTGCAAGATGCTTTGTCCATTTGTGACTGAAAAATAAGTTAGTCTAAAGTCTTGCATTCCACAAAACATAACTAGCTGCAGTGTTATTACAGGTCAAAGAAGGTGTAACCCAAGCTGCATTGCTTGCTTATTCAAGTCTATTGCTTGCTTATTCAAGTCTATGTAAGCCTAACAGAGACCATCCAACTTGACATCTTTGTAAAACTGTGTGATAAGATTCAAATAAATGAACACCAAGAATCTTAAGTGAAAATCTGCCAAGGACTGTACAGTGAACCTGTTCAAGAGATTGGTGGTGCTCTATGGATTTCTAAAGTGTCTGGGCTCAAGTTTCCACCCCACTCCAGACATCCAACTTACTTGGCTTCCAGGAGTTTGCTTTAGGCTTTTCTCTGCTTTATCCACAAAGTCCTTCTCTTCAAAATACAAGTAACTTTTGAACTTGATCAAAGCCTAAAAAAGGTAAGCAACAGATCCAGGTCTGCAAGACATTCACACCATTACTTTTAGTAATATTCTAATTAATGGTAGACAGATGCGATAGGACTGGTTAGTACACAAGCCCCTGGCAACTGGAGACCCAGATATAACAAACGTCAGATCACCAATGACAAATGAGGCTCCATTAAGTATGGAATAAGAATTCTGAACTAGTCCCCTTGGCAGCATTTCTGTAGATTGGCACATTCATGGAACCAAGACActgatgtgccttactgaataaCTGGGAGGTAGTCAAGCTCATCTGACCCTCGCTTGTAGCATCTGGAATTGAGGTAAGGACTGTTGTAAGGCATTTGGGGCTTTTAAAACTAGTCCTCCAGACCTTCACACCATGCTACTTCCTTAGTCAGTGGTAAGAGTTAACACATCATTATTTGCCTCCCATTCAGTTAGAGGGATGCTGGTTCATCATAGAGCCTGGGCAACTGCAAGACTGAGGTTTGGACAAGCCCATTTTCCACTGTGGGTTACTGCATATTCAAGTGTCGGGCCCCGTTTAGCATAGCCAAGGTCTGGTATAGTTAAACAAATTGAGACCAGCTAGGCACAGCCTAGAGGAATCCAGCTTACCTTATCTTTATAGGTATCAGGCAGTGACTTTGCAGTCTCTGTGTCTTCAGGAAGACTGATATAAAAACCCAGTACATCTCCTTGCCCATAGCCAGCTGAATAGTGTTTGCCTATGGACTGATGAAACTTTGTTCCCTTCTTGCTGCGCCAGGAGTAACTGAACTTGTCATAGCCTAGGGGAGCCTGAAGGTTCCCTGTAGAAAACCAGAGGTCAGCCCTGGAAGCACCAGACCCTTTTCTTCAGGACCTTGCATGAAAGTAACTGTTTCTACAAGCAGCTCGGGTTACCAGGCACTAACATCTAATCGTACGAGACATTTTTTCCATCCAGGCTACATATTTCTATGGGTTTCAGTGCAAAGTTTTCCActtaatactgaaaatatttactTCATAAATATTCACGACACACCTGCTGTTGGCTCTTAAAACTATGGCACGGACTGTTGAACTGGGCTAGGAGGAGTTAATAAACCCTAAATGATTAGCAAGGCCCAGCAAGCAACAGTGAAGCCAAGAATCTGCAGGACTAATCTGTACTCAAGCAGAAAACTAGGTGCTCGGGCACTATGACTCACTACACAATATTGCAAAGGGTTTGCACCAGTCCTGCTCCAATCACATTCTCAGAAAAATACACTTAAGGGTTCTAGCACTTCCGTAACCAATCAACATCGACTTCCCCTCTCGTTAGTACTTGGGCTTATTGTTCAGGGGTCTGAGCTACTCAAAATGCAGGAAATGaaaacagaagcaggaagctttgCTTTGTTAAGGGGTCTTCAGCAATTACTTTACCTAGCGGCTGCGACCAGCCAAGTCTGGCAGCTGTGTCTGGAGGCATCTCATCCACAGATATCTCAAAGTACCAGTCTCCCTTCCGCACCCCATGCGAGGCTCGTACCATAGAGTATCCTTTCTCTCCAATAACGGTCAGTCTGTCATCGGAGATCTTTAGCTGAGGTGCTACAGTAGTTAGAAAGACAGATGCGATTTGTGATTAACAAGCGGGTGAGCAAACCGATCAAAGATTGCGAAGCTCAGTTTAACATCCATGTCTGTTTCCCAGCACAATTATGTCTTGAAGCTTTAGTAACCAAGACAGTGAGGTTACAGAGAAGATCCCTCATGTGGGGAGCTGGCTATCCAGCTTACCTCGGTCATGCAATGCTAGGAGGACTCGTTCATATAGGCATGCTCTGTAGAGATCTCCAGGAATAGGTTTTCCTGCCCAGCAGTCTAGCTCCAGTTTCTCTGGATCAGGCGCATGGGGGTCAGGCTCAGCCAGAATGTAACGATATCCATCTTTATTAAAGGGGTGCTCCAGAGGGTAACCGTGAGGTGGCAGGCGCTGAGCAGAAAACAAGGGGTCACTGGAAGAAGCACAAGGAAAAATGTTAGCATTGACTTCAGCATAATTGGCAGGAACCACACACCCACACGAACAACATTCTAACTTAAGCAAAGCCACCCTTCAAATACTTTCCCCTTCACTGCCTTTTACAGACATGCAGATGACTACACCTTCCCACTGGTGATGATCTTAAGTGGTGCTCAAAGTGACAGTTTCTAAACCAGGTGGGCATATATTCACATACAGGAAGTTTATATTATATGATGGTCTATATCTTAGCGTGAGGACAGATTATATCAAAATGTTAGTTTGAATGGTGGGAGATTAAAGTTTATAACAAGGTTGCACCCTCTTAATTTCCAAATAGCACGTGCAGAACTGCGTCAAAGATGGGAGGCACTTATTCTGTCATTAAGACAGACCATCCTCACAACCCTGGCCGATACAAGAGTGTTCCCTATATTTTCCTGTACTTTGTCCGCCTGCCACTGTTAAGTTATTTCACTTAGCCTGTGTCTTTCTATTTACCTTCTGGTTTTCTTGGCTGTTCCTGTGGTCCCTCCATCTTGCTGTTTGCGTTTTGctcctcttcctttcccactACCTCCTGCTGGAATGCCCCCTTTGGAGAGAAATTACCACAAATCCACATCAGCTAGTGCTTTATATGCAATGGTTGGTTATAGAAGGAATCTATGAGTGCAGAA from Lepidochelys kempii isolate rLepKem1 chromosome 26, rLepKem1.hap2, whole genome shotgun sequence includes:
- the ASH2L gene encoding set1/Ash2 histone methyltransferase complex subunit ASH2 isoform X2, whose translation is MTNYSFHCNVCHHSGNTYFLRKQANLKEMCLSALANLTWQSRTQDEHPKTMFSKDKDIIPFIDKYWECMTTRQRPGKMTWPNNIVKTMCKERDVFLVKEHPDPGSKDPEDDYPKFGLLDQDLANIGPAYDNQKQSNAVSASGSLNGGIPAGGSGKGRGAKRKQQDGGTTGTAKKTRSDPLFSAQRLPPHGYPLEHPFNKDGYRYILAEPDPHAPDPEKLELDCWAGKPIPGDLYRACLYERVLLALHDRAPQLKISDDRLTVIGEKGYSMVRASHGVRKGDWYFEISVDEMPPDTAARLGWSQPLGNLQAPLGYDKFSYSWRSKKGTKFHQSIGKHYSAGYGQGDVLGFYISLPEDTETAKSLPDTYKDKALIKFKSYLYFEEKDFVDKAEKSLKQTPGSQIIFYKNGVSQGVAFKEIFEGVYFPAISLYKGCTVSVNFGPYFKYPPRDITYRPLSDMGWGAVVEHTLADVLYHVETEVDGRRSPPWEP
- the ASH2L gene encoding set1/Ash2 histone methyltransferase complex subunit ASH2 isoform X1, producing the protein MTNYSFHCNVCHHSGNTYFLRKQANLKEMCLSALANLTWQSRTQDEHPKTMFSKDKDIIPFIDKYWECMTTRQRPGKMTWPNNIVKTMCKERDVFLVKEHPDPGSKDPEDDYPKFGLLDQDLANIGPAYDNQKQSNAVSASGSLNGGASLGGGIPAGGSGKGRGAKRKQQDGGTTGTAKKTRSDPLFSAQRLPPHGYPLEHPFNKDGYRYILAEPDPHAPDPEKLELDCWAGKPIPGDLYRACLYERVLLALHDRAPQLKISDDRLTVIGEKGYSMVRASHGVRKGDWYFEISVDEMPPDTAARLGWSQPLGNLQAPLGYDKFSYSWRSKKGTKFHQSIGKHYSAGYGQGDVLGFYISLPEDTETAKSLPDTYKDKALIKFKSYLYFEEKDFVDKAEKSLKQTPGSQIIFYKNGVSQGVAFKEIFEGVYFPAISLYKGCTVSVNFGPYFKYPPRDITYRPLSDMGWGAVVEHTLADVLYHVETEVDGRRSPPWEP